A region of Arabidopsis thaliana chromosome 5, partial sequence DNA encodes the following proteins:
- a CDS encoding Protein kinase superfamily protein (Protein kinase superfamily protein; FUNCTIONS IN: protein kinase activity, ATP binding; INVOLVED IN: protein amino acid phosphorylation; LOCATED IN: cellular_component unknown; EXPRESSED IN: 19 plant structures; EXPRESSED DURING: 10 growth stages; CONTAINS InterPro DOMAIN/s: ABC-1 (InterPro:IPR004147), Protein kinase, catalytic domain (InterPro:IPR000719), Protein kinase-like domain (InterPro:IPR011009); BEST Arabidopsis thaliana protein match is: Protein kinase superfamily protein (TAIR:AT4G24810.2); Has 9594 Blast hits to 9572 proteins in 1815 species: Archae - 124; Bacteria - 4421; Metazoa - 409; Fungi - 573; Plants - 708; Viruses - 16; Other Eukaryotes - 3343 (source: NCBI BLink).), producing MHGFDFKEIQEKISDSFRPWQRSFQFWVRATNIYTGYKVFQLRVSLVKDAKKQEEMWERQHEQAADKIYFMCSDLGGFFLKIAQLLAKPDMAPAAWVKKLVTLCDQAPATPFDAIQLVLEKELGKSIGEIFETFDEKPLGSASIAQVHRAIVKGNKMNVVVKVQHPGIERLMMTDIRNLQLFALYMQRTDIKFDLHSITKEMEKQIGYEFDFKREANAMERIRCFLYENNKKSPVLVPRVLRDMVTKRVLVMEYINGIPILSIGDEMAKRGINPHGKIAEAAKHNILNSLSRAYGQMILKSGFFHADPHPGNILICKGQEVALLDYGQVKELPNKLRLGYANLVIAMADNNASRVSQSFWEMGLHTVAKCENEQQELLRLAQTLFDTKMPTGQTVLQPFSDDSSIKKIAVETFPEELFSVLRTVVLLRGLSVGMGVNYSCAEQWRAMAEEALLASGRVTRDGKERSRRRASLRRLRTGS from the exons atgcATGGGTTCGATTTCAAAGAGATCCAGGAGAAGATCTCCGATAGCTTTCGTCCATGGCAACGCTCTTTTCAATTCTGGGTTCGAGCTACTAATATCTACACAGGCTACAAG GTGTTTCAACTTCGAGTAAGTTTAGTAAAAGATGCAAAGAAGCAAGAGGAAATGTGGGAAAGACAACATGAACAAGCTGCTGATAAGATTTACTTCATGTGCTCTGATCTTGGTGGTTTCTTCCTTAAG ATTGCTCAACTTTTAGCAAAACCTGACATGGCACCAGCTGCGTGGGTGAAAAAGCTTGTCACTTTGTGTGATCAAGCTCCTGCGACGCCGTTTGATGCGATTCAACTTGTTCTAGAGAAGGAGTTAGGTAAAAGCATTGGTGAAATCTTTGAAACGTTTGATGAAAAGCCTCTTGGTTCTGCTTCTATTGCTCAG GTTCATAGAGCAATAGTAAAGGGTAACAAGATGAATGTTGTTGTAAAG GTTCAACATCCTGGCATTGAAAGATTGATGATGACAGACATAAGAAACTTGCAACTATTCGCCTTATACATGCAGAGAACAGATATCAAATTTGACCTGCATTCCATAACAAAGGAAATGGAGAAACAG aTTGGTTATGAATTTGACTTCAAAAGGGAGGCCAATGCAATGGAAAGAATTCGATGTTTTCTTTATGAGAACAACAAAAAGTCTCCTGTTTTGGTACCAAGAGTTCTGCGAGATATGGTGACTAA GAGGGTTTTGGTGATGGAATACATTAATGGAATTCCAATCCTGAGCATTGGTGATGAGATGGCTAAAAGAGGGATAAATCCTCATGGTAAGATTGCAGAGGCAGCAAAGCA CAATATACTTAACAGTTTATCCCGTGCGTATGGCCAAATGATACTGAAAAGTGGTTTCTTTCATGCGGATCCACATCCTGGAAATATCTTGATTTGCAAAGGTCAAGAG GTTGCATTGCTGGACTATGGTCAAGTGAAGGAACTACCCAACAAGTTGAGACTTGGTTATGCAAATTTGGTCATTGCCATGGCTGATAACAATGCTTCACGAGTATCACAGAGCTTTTG GGAAATGGGTTTACATACAGTGGCCAAGTGTGAGAATGAGCAGCAAGAACTTCTGCGGTTAGCACAAACACTTTTTGATACAAAGATGCCTACTGGTCAGACAGTTTTACAACCTTTCTCAGATGACTCTTCGATTAAAAAGATAGCCGTTGAG ACATTTCCAGAGGAACTGTTCTCTGTACTTCGCACTGTGGTTCTGTTAAGAGGACTCAGTGTTGGGATGGGAGTTAATTATTCGTGTGCAGAACAATGGAGAGCAATGGCCGAAGAGGCTTTACTTGCATCTGGAAGAGTGACAAGAG ATGGCAAAGAAAGATCTCGTAGACGGGCTTCTCTACGAAGGCTACGCACAGGAAGTTAG
- a CDS encoding Protein kinase superfamily protein (Protein kinase superfamily protein; CONTAINS InterPro DOMAIN/s: ABC-1 (InterPro:IPR004147), Protein kinase-like domain (InterPro:IPR011009); BEST Arabidopsis thaliana protein match is: Protein kinase superfamily protein (TAIR:AT4G24810.2); Has 30201 Blast hits to 17322 proteins in 780 species: Archae - 12; Bacteria - 1396; Metazoa - 17338; Fungi - 3422; Plants - 5037; Viruses - 0; Other Eukaryotes - 2996 (source: NCBI BLink).) produces the protein MHGFDFKEIQEKISDSFRPWQRSFQFWVRATNIYTGYKVFQLRVSLVKDAKKQEEMWERQHEQAADKIYFMCSDLGGFFLKIAQLLAKPDMAPAAWVKKLVTLCDQAPATPFDAIQLVLEKELGKSIGEIFETFDEKPLGSASIAQVQHPGIERLMMTDIRNLQLFALYMQRTDIKFDLHSITKEMEKQIGYEFDFKREANAMERIRCFLYENNKKSPVLVPRVLRDMVTKRVLVMEYINGIPILSIGDEMAKRGINPHGKIAEAAKHNILNSLSRAYGQMILKSGFFHADPHPGNILICKGQEVALLDYGQVKELPNKLRLGYANLVIAMADNNASRVSQSFWEMGLHTVAKCENEQQELLRLAQTLFDTKMPTGQTVLQPFSDDSSIKKIAVETFPEELFSVLRTVVLLRGLSVGMGVNYSCAEQWRAMAEEALLASGRVTRDGKERSRRRASLRRLRTGS, from the exons atgcATGGGTTCGATTTCAAAGAGATCCAGGAGAAGATCTCCGATAGCTTTCGTCCATGGCAACGCTCTTTTCAATTCTGGGTTCGAGCTACTAATATCTACACAGGCTACAAG GTGTTTCAACTTCGAGTAAGTTTAGTAAAAGATGCAAAGAAGCAAGAGGAAATGTGGGAAAGACAACATGAACAAGCTGCTGATAAGATTTACTTCATGTGCTCTGATCTTGGTGGTTTCTTCCTTAAG ATTGCTCAACTTTTAGCAAAACCTGACATGGCACCAGCTGCGTGGGTGAAAAAGCTTGTCACTTTGTGTGATCAAGCTCCTGCGACGCCGTTTGATGCGATTCAACTTGTTCTAGAGAAGGAGTTAGGTAAAAGCATTGGTGAAATCTTTGAAACGTTTGATGAAAAGCCTCTTGGTTCTGCTTCTATTGCTCAG GTTCAACATCCTGGCATTGAAAGATTGATGATGACAGACATAAGAAACTTGCAACTATTCGCCTTATACATGCAGAGAACAGATATCAAATTTGACCTGCATTCCATAACAAAGGAAATGGAGAAACAG aTTGGTTATGAATTTGACTTCAAAAGGGAGGCCAATGCAATGGAAAGAATTCGATGTTTTCTTTATGAGAACAACAAAAAGTCTCCTGTTTTGGTACCAAGAGTTCTGCGAGATATGGTGACTAA GAGGGTTTTGGTGATGGAATACATTAATGGAATTCCAATCCTGAGCATTGGTGATGAGATGGCTAAAAGAGGGATAAATCCTCATGGTAAGATTGCAGAGGCAGCAAAGCA CAATATACTTAACAGTTTATCCCGTGCGTATGGCCAAATGATACTGAAAAGTGGTTTCTTTCATGCGGATCCACATCCTGGAAATATCTTGATTTGCAAAGGTCAAGAG GTTGCATTGCTGGACTATGGTCAAGTGAAGGAACTACCCAACAAGTTGAGACTTGGTTATGCAAATTTGGTCATTGCCATGGCTGATAACAATGCTTCACGAGTATCACAGAGCTTTTG GGAAATGGGTTTACATACAGTGGCCAAGTGTGAGAATGAGCAGCAAGAACTTCTGCGGTTAGCACAAACACTTTTTGATACAAAGATGCCTACTGGTCAGACAGTTTTACAACCTTTCTCAGATGACTCTTCGATTAAAAAGATAGCCGTTGAG ACATTTCCAGAGGAACTGTTCTCTGTACTTCGCACTGTGGTTCTGTTAAGAGGACTCAGTGTTGGGATGGGAGTTAATTATTCGTGTGCAGAACAATGGAGAGCAATGGCCGAAGAGGCTTTACTTGCATCTGGAAGAGTGACAAGAG ATGGCAAAGAAAGATCTCGTAGACGGGCTTCTCTACGAAGGCTACGCACAGGAAGTTAG
- the ELO3 gene encoding radical SAM domain-containing protein / GCN5-related N-acetyltransferase (GNAT) family protein (ELONGATA 3 (ELO3); CONTAINS InterPro DOMAIN/s: GCN5-related N-acetyltransferase, C-terminal (InterPro:IPR022610), GCN5-related N-acetyltransferase (InterPro:IPR000182), Elongator protein 3/MiaB/NifB (InterPro:IPR006638), Histone acetyltransferase ELP3 (InterPro:IPR005910), Radical SAM (InterPro:IPR007197), Acyl-CoA N-acyltransferase (InterPro:IPR016181); Has 30201 Blast hits to 17322 proteins in 780 species: Archae - 12; Bacteria - 1396; Metazoa - 17338; Fungi - 3422; Plants - 5037; Viruses - 0; Other Eukaryotes - 2996 (source: NCBI BLink).), translating to MATAVVMNGELKKQPRPGKGGYQGRGLTEEEARVRAISEIVSTMIERSHRNENVDLNAIKTAACRKYGLARAPKLVEMIAALPDSERETLLPKLRAKPVRTASGIAVVAVMSKPHRCPHIATTGNICVYCPGGPDSDFEYSTQSYTGYEPTSMRAIRARYNPYVQARSRIDQLKRLGHSVDKVEFILMGGTFMSLPAEYRDFFIRNLHDALSGHTSANVEEAVAYSEHSATKCIGMTIETRPDYCLGPHLRQMLIYGCTRLEIGVQSTYEDVARDTNRGHTVAAVADCFCLAKDAGFKVVAHMMPDLPNVGVERDMESFKEFFESPSFRADGLKIYPTLVIRGTGLYELWKTGRYRNYPPEQLVDIVARILSMVPPWTRVYRVQRDIPMPLVTSGVEKGNLRELALARMDDLGLKCRDVRTREAGIQDIHHKIKPEQVELVRRDYTANEGWETFLSYEDTRQDILVGLLRLRKCGKNVTCPELMGKCSVVRELHVYGTAVPVHGRDADKLQHQGYGTLLMEEAERIARREHRSNKIGVISGVGTRHYYRKLGYELEGPYMVKHLL from the exons ATGGCGACGGCGGTAGTGATGAACGGCGAGCTGAAAAAGCAACCTCGGCCAGGTAAAGGCGGCTATCAGGGCCGTGGATtaactgaagaagaagctcgaGTTCGCGCCATATCGGAGATTGTTAGCACCATGATTGAGCGTTCACACCGCAACGAGAATGTTGACCTAAACGCAATTAAAACCGCCGCTTGCCGGAAATACGGCCTAGCACGTGCGCCTAAGCTCGTGGAGATGATTGCTGCGCTTCCTGattcagagagagagactctTCTCCCGAAGCTCCGTGCCAAACCGGTTCGAACAGCTTCAGGGATCGCCGTTGTGGCGGTTATGTCGAAGCCTCATAGGTGCCCGCATATAGCTACGACGGGGAATATATGCGTTTATTGTCCCGGTGGACCTGACTCTGACTTTGAGTATAGTACTCAGTCTTACACTGGATATGAGCCTACCAGCATGCGAGCTATTCGAGCCAG GTACAATCCATATGTTCAGGCAAGAAGCAGGATAGATCAGCTGAAGCGGTTGGGTCACAGTGTAGATAAG GTTGAGTTCATTTTGATGGGAGGTACTTTCATGTCACTGCCTGCTGAGTATCGGGATTTCTTCATACGGAATCTTCATGATGCTTTATCAGGACACACTTCTGCCAACGTTGAAGAGGCAGTTGCTTACTCTGAACATAGTGCAACTAAATGCATTGGGATGACAATTGAAAC GAGGCCAGATTACTGCCTTGGACCTCATTTACGACAAATGCTGATTTACGGTTGCACCCGGCTAGAGATAGGTGTCCAGAGCACATATGAAGATGTTGCCCGTGACACAAATAGAGGTCATACTGTTGCTGCTGTAGCTGACTGCTTCTGCTTGGCTAAAGATGCTGGTTTCAAG GTGGTTGCACATATGATGCCTGATCTTCCTAATGTTGGGGTTGAGAGAGACATGGAAAGTTTCAAGGAGTTTTTCGAGAGCCCATCTTTTAGAGCAGATGGGTTAAAAATATATCCCACCCTTGTGATCCGTGGAACTGGACTTTATGAACTATGGAAAACTGGGAG GTACCGAAATTATCCACCTGAGCAGCTTGTGGATATAGTTGCAAGGATTCTCTCCATGGTACCTCCATGGACACGTGTATATAGAGTTCAGCGTGATATTCCTATGCCTCTGGTTACGTCAGGGGtagaaaaaggaaatcttCGTGAACTGGCTCTAGCCAGAATGGATGACTTGGGCCTTAAATGCCGTGATGTCCGTACTCGTGAAGCTGGAATTCAG GACATTCATCATAAAATTAAGCCAGAACAAGTAGAGCTTGTGCGTCGTGATTACACTGCCAATGAAGGTTGGGAGACGTTCCTTTCTTATGAAGATACACGCCAG GACATTCTTGTTGGATTGCTACGTTTGCGAAAATGCGGGAAGAATGTAACGTGTCCAGAACTCATGGGAAAGTGTTCTGTTGTCCGTGAGCTTCATGTATACGGAACAGCTGTACCAGTTCATGGTCGAGATGCTGATAAGTTGCAACATCAG GGCTATGGTACACTTCTGatggaagaagcagagaggaTTGCTAGAAGAGAACATCGATCTAACAAAATCGGTGTGATTTCTGGTGTAGGAACCAGACATTACTACAGAAAGTTGGGTTATGAATTGGAAGGTCCTTACATGGTGAAGCATCTTCTTTGA
- a CDS encoding Galactose oxidase/kelch repeat superfamily protein (Galactose oxidase/kelch repeat superfamily protein; CONTAINS InterPro DOMAIN/s: Galactose oxidase/kelch, beta-propeller (InterPro:IPR011043), Kelch repeat type 1 (InterPro:IPR006652), Kelch repeat type 2 (InterPro:IPR011498), Kelch-type beta propeller (InterPro:IPR015915); BEST Arabidopsis thaliana protein match is: Galactose oxidase/kelch repeat superfamily protein (TAIR:AT3G07720.1); Has 30201 Blast hits to 17322 proteins in 780 species: Archae - 12; Bacteria - 1396; Metazoa - 17338; Fungi - 3422; Plants - 5037; Viruses - 0; Other Eukaryotes - 2996 (source: NCBI BLink).), which yields MGKKTKKPGKGKEKTERKTAKADEKKARREGKKLSPEDDIDAILLNIQKEEAKKKEVHVEENVAAPSPRSNCSLTINPLKETELILYGGEFYNGQKTYVYGDLYRYDVEKQEWKLVSSPNSPPPRSSHQAVAWKNYLYIFGGEFTSPNQERFHHYKDFWMLDVKTNQWEQLNLKGCPSPRSGHRMVLYKHKIIIFGGFYDTLREVRYYNDLYVFDLDQYKWQEIKPKPGAMWPTARSGFQFFVYQDEIFLYGGYSKEVSSEKSSEKGIVHADLWSLDPRTWEWNKVKKIGMPPSSRAGFSVCVHKKRALLFGGVVDMEMEGDVMMSLFLNELYGFQLDNRRWYPIELRKEKSSKDKAKKTLEAKPVASNNDDEMDSTEEDESLAMIEQTDGVGSSDGISERMATNLTVDGNRSDKSKALQGAKTRLDPQVSVSEEVVKPCGRINSCMVVGKDTLYIYGGMMEIKDKEVTLDDLYSLNLSKLDEWKCIIPTTETEWVEVSDDEEGDEDDDEDDSEDEGNSEESDDEDDDEEVEAMDVDGSVKVGVVVAMIKGQGKSLRRKEKRARIEQIRANLGLSDSQRTPVPGETLKDFYKRTNMYWQMAAYEHTQHTGKELRKDGFDLAETRYLELKPILDELAILEAEQKAEEAEGPEASSSSRKGGIAKKKR from the exons ATggggaagaagacgaagaagccTGGTAAAGGAAAGGAGAAAACTGAGAGAAAAACCGCCAAAGCGGATGAGAAGAAAGCTCGTCGAGAGGGCAAAAAGCTTTCTCCTGAAGATGACATCGATGCCATTCTC TTGAATATTCAGAAGGAGGAGGCTAAGAAGAAAGAGGTCCATGTTGAGGAAAATGTGGCAGCACCATCTCCTAGGTCAAACTGTTCG CTCACTATAAATCCTTTGAAAGAGACTGAGTTGATACTCTATGGCGGTGAATTTTATAATGGCCAGAAG ACATATGTATATGGTGATCTCTACCGATATGATGTAGAGAAGCAGGAGTGGAAGTTAGTTTCAAGCCCCAATAGTCCACCTCCTCGCAGCTCTCATCAAGCAGTTGCTTGGAAGAATTATCTCTACATATTTG gTGGTGAATTTACATCTCCGAATCAAGAGCGTTTCCATCACTACAAG GACTTTTGGATGCTGGACGTGAAAACTAACCAATGGGAGCAGTTGAATTTGAAGGGATGTCCTAGTCCACGTTCTGGTCATCGTATG GTATTATACAAGCACAAGATCATAATTTTTGGTGGCTTCTATGATACTCTACGTGAAGTAAG GTATTACAATGATCTCTATGTGTTTGACCTGGACCAATACAAG TGGCAAGAAATAAAACCTAAGCCTGGTGCCATGTGGCCTACAGCTAGAAGTGGCTTccagttttttgtttatcaagaTGAG ATATTCTTATATGGTGGTTATTCAAAAGAAGTCTCATCCGAGAAGAGCTCTGAGAAAGGAATTGTTCATGCAGATTTGTGGTCTCTTGATCCCAGGACTTGGGAATGGAACAAA GTGAAGAAAATTGGGATGCCACCTAGCTCCCGTGCCGGATTTTCGGTATGTGTCCACAAAAAGCGTGCTTTGCTGTTTGGGGGTGTCGTGGACATGGAAATGGAAG GTGATGTAATGATGAGTTTATTCTTAAATGAACTCTATGGCTTCCAGTTAGATAATCGTCGCTG GTACCCAATAGAGTtacgaaaagaaaaatcatcaaaagatAAG GCGAAGAAGACTTTGGAGGCAAAACCTGTGGCATCtaataatgatgatgagatggattcaacagaagaagatgaatcatTGGCCATGATTGAGCAAACTGATGGAGTAGGCTCCTCGGATGGGATATCTGAACGTATGGCAACAAATCTAACTGTTGATGGAAATAGGTCTGATAAAAGTAAGGCTCTACAGGGAGCAAAAACTAGACTAGATCCACAAGTTTCGGTCTCAGAGGAG GTTGTAAAACCATGTGGACGTATTAATTCCTGTATGGTCGTTGGGAAGGATACCTTATACATATATGGTGGCATGATGGAgataaaagataaagaagttACTCTTGATGATTTGTATTCGCTTAATCTTAGCAAACTTGACGAGTGGAAGTGTATCATTCCG ACGACTGAAACTGAGTGGGTAGAAGTCTCAGATGACGAAGAAGGGGACGAAGAcgacgatgaagatgatagTGAAGATGAAGGAAACAGTGAAGagtctgatgatgaagatgacgatgaagaagtAGAG GCAATGGATGTTGATGGATCAGTGAAAGTGGGAGTTGTTGTTGCAATGATAAAAGGACAAGGAAAATCTCTccgaagaaaagagaaacgaGCTCGGATTGAACAGATTAGAGCTAATCTAGGACTTTCAGATTCACAGAGAACCCCAGTG CCTGGAGAAACTTTGAAGGATTTCTATAAGCGCACAAATATGTACTGGCAAATGGCTGCCTACGAGCATACCCAACATACTGGCAAG GAGCTGCGAAAGGATGGTTTTGATCTTGCAGAAACTCGGTATCTTGAACTCAAACCCATTCTAGATGAG TTGGCAATACTTGAGGCCGAGCAAAAGGCTGAAGAAGCAGAAGGACCTGAAGCTAGTAGTAGCTCTAGAAAAGGAGGTattgcaaagaagaagagataa